One window from the genome of Leptidea sinapis chromosome 24, ilLepSina1.1, whole genome shotgun sequence encodes:
- the LOC126971691 gene encoding uncharacterized protein LOC126971691 yields MRFLLIVILSLSCVSVIGQTLTNVRLADHTSYIIELLQRTVDIAQKYNWSKLKLDDIVMNIDEEVMNKTVRGTVEFTNGFVVSMQSMDLIQSTVQQAWLYDRNTNITRLELRSTLRMQDVAIGYDVIAKMDHDEFHNTGVIVHPLIHFPITLIRDLFTDELSSTGSTTLFTHRNGVKFVPENTVTQIISVLFQWNSTFSSFNRWATEIFAPTVLELAKTEHKIPIFCYDCPIV; encoded by the exons ATGCGTTTTCTTTTGATTgtaattttatctttatcttGTGTGTCTGTGATTGGTCAAACAT tgaCCAATGTACGACTTGCAGATCATACCAGCTACATAATAGAACTTCTTCAGCGGACGGTCGACATTGCCCAGAAATATAACTGGAGCAAACTGAAATTAGATGATATTGTTATGAATATAGA TGAAGAAGTAATGAATAAAACTGTAAGAGGAACCGTTGAATTCACAAACGGCTTCGTTGTGTCGATGCAAAGTATGGATCTGATACAAAGCACTGTGCAGCAAGCTTGGCTGTATGATAGAAATACAAATATAACAAGACTGGAGTTACGAAGTACACTGAGGATGCAAGATGTAGCCATTGGCTATGACGTCATTGCAAAGATGGATCATGATGAGTTTCACAATACAGGCGTGATCGTTCATCCGTTGATTCATTTCCCAATTACA TTGATACGCGATCTTTTCACTGATGAATTGTCTTCCACGGGGTCAACGACGTTATTCACTCACAGAAATGGAGTTAAATTTGTACCAGAAAATACTGTGACGCAAATTATAAGTGTACtt tTCCAATGGAACAGCACATTTTCGAGTTTCAACCGATGGGCTACTGaaatatttgcacctaccgTCCTTGAGTTGGCAAAAACTGAGCATAAAATACCAATATTCTGCTACGATTGTCCTATAGTGTAa